One Edaphobacter flagellatus genomic region harbors:
- a CDS encoding cellulose synthase operon protein YhjQ/BcsQ: protein MEKRATDRIDDLGVAETPEDVAVLYSWANLHGAKYRDFSASRREYRAQLRHRAAEQVRQQALMAQAEAEAAAEAAEAAARRASEAARAQGTKSDSSVRMNLKQAEDAARTAAAERVEAARRAEAAAMAEAAARREEREMAEAHASAERQAARYAESELRLRQAAEQGRSAQNAVPGRISDPYTPHVGAVSPATHQAEPAAQSRQPVSYQPAAQPQVSSAPVQPQPVAAQIVESLSPRHDSSSQRRQGYHPDDASGVRQIYRPAQDAAVPARRATDSPSAIQDQSVRERRVVPQPRSESRSEPANTATPGSATSGAGTAGAGTAGSSGGRQPYTAQPNSSTPLQGKTPSDLPITGTVPVEAARVVPPAAHHREASPIAPFWEHSRPVERAMGLEPGPVAHGEPVPGSASPVYPVQSAVVRPVPEAAPRPVSPFSQPLATEPQRGRRAQDDLRHERTPGFADISYAGSITQQPSPIAPQPRHDAQEQIQPGASYPSDPTGPAWLYAPAGGYDAPPPSTLTPPVLPSVAETLQHSRERVAARWFALKGVFEQPGEPVEAAPVRQKEIRTPVLAVFSLAGGVGKTSLVATIGRSLSSLGEKVLLTDTTSHGLLPFYFGASELRPGSVRTFSPPSGSTDAPIYLVSYDVGTESAEPEKQKLAEDILDNSRGTHRILLDLTVNSAWIIRNMARMSPTILVPLAPDMNSVISLQAIEKFFQGMVDGDGRPLQPYYVINQFDVSLPLHLDVREVLRRQLGDRLLPFVIHRAPEVSEALAEGMTVIDYSPESPVSGDYMNVATWLRTVAAPATAGFRNVRWSER from the coding sequence ATGGAAAAACGCGCCACGGACAGGATTGATGATCTCGGAGTAGCCGAGACCCCGGAAGATGTAGCCGTACTTTACTCGTGGGCGAATCTCCATGGGGCAAAGTATCGTGACTTTTCCGCATCGCGACGGGAGTATCGCGCGCAGTTGCGGCATCGTGCTGCCGAACAGGTTCGCCAGCAAGCCCTGATGGCTCAGGCCGAGGCCGAGGCCGCTGCTGAAGCCGCTGAAGCCGCAGCGCGCAGAGCTTCCGAAGCGGCACGTGCACAAGGAACTAAATCGGACTCATCGGTCCGCATGAATCTCAAGCAGGCAGAAGACGCCGCACGTACCGCTGCCGCCGAGCGTGTTGAGGCTGCGCGTCGTGCCGAGGCTGCAGCGATGGCCGAAGCCGCAGCGCGCCGCGAAGAGCGCGAGATGGCGGAGGCCCACGCCTCAGCCGAGCGCCAGGCAGCGCGGTATGCTGAATCTGAGCTTCGCCTCCGTCAGGCCGCCGAGCAAGGGCGCTCGGCACAGAACGCGGTTCCCGGGCGGATCTCCGACCCCTACACTCCGCATGTCGGTGCAGTTTCACCTGCAACTCATCAGGCAGAGCCTGCGGCACAGAGCCGCCAGCCTGTGTCGTATCAGCCAGCGGCGCAGCCTCAGGTGTCGTCGGCTCCTGTGCAACCCCAGCCGGTTGCGGCACAGATTGTGGAATCTCTTTCTCCTCGCCACGATTCCAGCTCACAACGGCGTCAGGGCTATCATCCTGACGATGCCTCGGGCGTCAGGCAGATTTACCGCCCTGCACAGGATGCTGCAGTTCCTGCACGCAGAGCGACGGATTCACCATCCGCTATTCAGGATCAGTCTGTACGTGAACGGCGTGTAGTTCCGCAGCCTCGCTCCGAATCGCGTTCGGAGCCGGCGAACACGGCCACCCCGGGTTCTGCAACTTCCGGTGCGGGTACCGCAGGCGCAGGCACTGCCGGTTCCAGCGGCGGACGTCAGCCGTATACCGCTCAGCCGAATTCCTCGACGCCTTTACAGGGGAAAACGCCTTCCGATCTACCCATCACGGGCACTGTTCCTGTCGAAGCCGCTCGTGTTGTACCTCCTGCAGCCCACCACAGAGAAGCCTCTCCGATAGCCCCTTTCTGGGAGCATTCGCGTCCTGTCGAAAGGGCGATGGGCCTCGAGCCCGGGCCTGTTGCACATGGAGAGCCTGTTCCCGGTTCGGCTTCACCGGTTTATCCGGTTCAGTCAGCTGTTGTCCGTCCCGTGCCAGAAGCTGCTCCACGGCCGGTTTCCCCCTTCTCGCAGCCGCTGGCGACAGAGCCACAACGTGGCCGCCGTGCTCAGGACGACCTGAGGCACGAACGTACCCCAGGTTTTGCTGATATCTCTTACGCTGGCTCCATCACGCAGCAGCCCTCCCCCATTGCTCCACAGCCTCGTCATGATGCGCAGGAGCAGATCCAACCGGGGGCATCGTATCCATCCGATCCCACTGGCCCTGCTTGGCTCTATGCCCCGGCGGGCGGTTATGATGCGCCGCCACCCTCGACGCTGACGCCTCCTGTGCTGCCTTCAGTCGCTGAGACGTTGCAACACTCGCGCGAGCGGGTAGCGGCGCGCTGGTTTGCTCTCAAAGGCGTGTTTGAACAGCCAGGTGAGCCTGTTGAGGCCGCCCCGGTTCGTCAGAAGGAGATTCGTACTCCTGTGCTTGCGGTCTTTTCCCTCGCGGGTGGAGTCGGCAAAACAAGTCTCGTTGCCACCATTGGCCGCTCGCTCTCTTCTCTAGGCGAGAAGGTTCTTCTCACCGATACGACATCGCATGGCCTGCTACCGTTCTATTTCGGAGCAAGCGAGCTTCGTCCGGGAAGCGTTCGTACTTTCTCTCCGCCTAGCGGGAGCACAGACGCACCGATTTACCTCGTCAGCTACGACGTCGGCACGGAGAGCGCCGAGCCTGAGAAGCAGAAACTGGCCGAAGATATTCTCGATAACAGCCGCGGCACGCATCGCATCCTGCTTGACCTGACGGTGAACTCGGCGTGGATTATCCGCAACATGGCCCGCATGAGTCCAACGATCCTCGTACCGCTCGCTCCTGATATGAACTCCGTCATCAGCCTGCAGGCCATTGAGAAATTCTTCCAGGGTATGGTCGATGGCGATGGACGTCCGTTGCAGCCGTACTACGTGATCAACCAGTTCGACGTCTCGCTACCGCTGCATCTTGATGTGCGTGAGGTGCTCCGCCGCCAGTTGGGTGATCGCCTGCTTCCGTTTGTCATCCATCGCGCTCCGGAGGTCAGCGAAGCGCTGGCTGAGGGGATGACGGTGATCGATTATTCACCGGAATCGCCGGTTTCAGGGGATTATATGAACGTCGCGACCTGGTTGCGCACTGTTGCTGCGCCGGCTACGGCAGGCTTCCGTAATGTGCGCTGGAGCGAACGATGA
- the bcsA gene encoding UDP-forming cellulose synthase catalytic subunit, which yields MSHSPLWREFESGDGLFLRLLRVVLLLAGLVFLFSTAILELTWPQQLVLGLLTVLVAIWMDRSSSSYLVTLTLMLASMYSTFRYGFWRIATTGKFFLDPGAKWSVLDAFFISLLLIAESYAFIILFLGYLQTVWPLRRTPVPLPEDPQVWPSVDLLIPTYNEPLSVVKYTALASMNIDWPADKLNVYILDDGKREEFRKFAEEAGIGYMTRDDNAHAKAGNINRALERLDSPFVAIFDCDHVPTRSFLQVTLGWFLRDNKLAMLQTPHHFYSPDPFERNLGQFRTIPNEGELFYGIVQDGNDFWNATFFCGSCAILRRTALDEIGGIAVETVTEDAHTSLRMQINGWNTAYINIPQAAGLATERLSGHVKQRIRWARGMIQIMRTDNPLFARGLKPAQRLCYFNAMTHFLYALPRLIFLTAPLIYLVLGQVNVPGYWAAILAYALPHLILSSITNSRIQGNHRHSFWNEIYETVLAPFIFLPTMLALVNPKLGSFNVTAKGGVVNRRFFDTRIARPFLFMMGLNLLGLLLAIPRFFYIDLPWIGELYDAGHAGTVVMNVVWVCFNMIILGVCSAVAWESQQRRQTVRIEMAVPLEAKMANGTIIRGVTSDLSSGGAMMKMERDFVAAPGDSIKLTLPVLDGDAILPATVIEVSGNILRAQFDPLTLQEEEALTMVLYSRADTWLGWGENREPDQPMKSLGLILKLAVKGLSETARGLMKTKKKSVPKGKLASSIVPLVLLALLFSANFLKAQPAPIAAAPSDSGLQARPVAPGSFDNLFTLSDLGVADTIVLRGVDAYHTVYFSLPQTQVVKSATMKLQYHFSPGLIPALSHLKVSLNGTVVATLPVTVAPTPPGPSDGVRRENNALLESTLTLPAEMLVRDNQLTFEFIGHYTMECEDPSHTALWSHVDATSTLELSGTLLPLKDDLKMLPMPFYDASVNLHPSIPIAFFGQPSPRALEAAGIVSSWFGVLVNDYRPIHFPVSLGTIPSGNVIVIAENAADLPAGLKGAGSGPTIAMRPNPSDPYSKVLVVTGDNGDDLLTAALGLSLQRDMLSGDVSRVASLKLPAQREPDDAPRWLSTTRDTPVGEIAQTGDLQGDGSVPLRIYMRVPPDLYYGQKQNLLFHLNYRYNGIPLSNESSMQVYMNEAYVSSTPLPHTDNASAQLETVVPIPIGNMRPFSNTFMSQFIFLLAKKGKCQDTAPYNMKAAILKDSYLDIKDIPHWTSLPNLEIFANAGYPFTRRADLSETAVVLPGTPTADEIETYLTFMGHFGSQTGYPVTNVTVTDADGMRTDKRKDYLVIGTVDDSPALTRLNPSLPVVVDGSGLHIQDTQGFFASLQHAWWKVRSSDHIQSGELETAGGLPDVLIEGIEWPRDSKRSVVLVALRDHAVVPNFLNVFLKTSQSSDISQSVSVLHGKRFVSYRIGNDVYEVGSLSWWTYIHLQFSRYGWLMVFGTFVFCFLLATIVRAWLRRRARHRLQGND from the coding sequence ATGAGCCATTCGCCACTCTGGCGCGAGTTTGAATCCGGTGATGGGTTGTTTTTAAGGCTCCTCCGCGTTGTCCTCCTGTTGGCGGGCCTTGTCTTTCTGTTCTCCACCGCCATCCTTGAGCTCACATGGCCGCAGCAGCTTGTGCTTGGTCTGCTCACGGTTCTGGTTGCGATCTGGATGGACCGTAGCTCCAGCTCCTACCTCGTTACATTGACGTTGATGCTGGCGTCTATGTACTCGACCTTCCGCTACGGCTTCTGGCGTATTGCGACTACGGGCAAGTTCTTCCTTGATCCCGGTGCGAAGTGGAGTGTGCTGGACGCTTTCTTCATCTCTCTGCTTCTCATTGCAGAGAGCTACGCTTTCATCATCCTTTTCCTCGGTTACCTGCAGACGGTCTGGCCGCTGCGTCGTACGCCTGTACCGCTGCCGGAAGATCCGCAGGTCTGGCCTTCAGTCGATCTACTGATCCCCACCTACAATGAGCCGCTGAGCGTCGTGAAATATACGGCCCTGGCCTCGATGAACATTGATTGGCCCGCCGACAAACTGAACGTCTACATTCTCGACGACGGCAAGCGCGAAGAGTTCCGTAAGTTTGCCGAAGAGGCTGGTATCGGCTACATGACGCGCGACGACAATGCCCACGCTAAGGCGGGCAACATCAACCGCGCCCTCGAACGGCTTGATTCGCCTTTCGTCGCCATCTTCGACTGCGACCACGTCCCGACACGTAGCTTCCTGCAGGTCACGCTCGGCTGGTTTCTGCGCGATAACAAGCTCGCGATGCTGCAAACGCCGCATCACTTCTATTCGCCGGATCCGTTCGAGCGGAATCTTGGTCAGTTCCGCACCATCCCTAACGAGGGCGAGCTTTTCTACGGTATCGTTCAGGATGGCAACGACTTTTGGAACGCAACCTTCTTCTGCGGTTCGTGCGCCATCCTGCGCCGCACTGCGCTCGACGAGATTGGCGGTATCGCTGTTGAGACTGTCACCGAGGACGCACATACCTCGTTGCGTATGCAGATAAACGGGTGGAATACGGCCTACATCAATATTCCACAGGCTGCTGGGTTGGCGACCGAGCGGCTCAGCGGCCATGTCAAGCAGCGTATTCGCTGGGCTCGCGGCATGATCCAAATCATGCGTACCGACAACCCACTCTTTGCTCGTGGATTGAAACCTGCGCAGCGTCTCTGCTATTTCAACGCGATGACGCACTTTCTCTATGCGTTGCCGCGTCTGATCTTCCTTACCGCACCGCTGATCTATCTTGTTCTCGGACAGGTCAACGTGCCCGGATACTGGGCCGCCATCCTTGCCTACGCGTTGCCTCACCTGATTCTTTCCAGCATTACGAACTCGCGTATCCAGGGCAATCACAGGCACTCGTTCTGGAACGAAATCTACGAGACTGTTCTCGCTCCATTTATTTTCCTTCCCACCATGCTGGCGCTTGTCAATCCGAAGCTCGGCAGTTTCAACGTGACGGCTAAGGGCGGTGTGGTGAACCGTCGTTTCTTCGATACGCGCATCGCACGGCCCTTTCTCTTCATGATGGGGCTCAACCTGCTCGGGCTTCTGTTGGCGATTCCGCGCTTCTTCTACATCGATCTTCCGTGGATCGGAGAGCTTTACGATGCAGGCCATGCCGGTACCGTCGTGATGAACGTGGTCTGGGTCTGTTTCAACATGATTATTCTTGGAGTGTGCTCTGCCGTTGCGTGGGAGAGCCAGCAGCGCCGGCAGACTGTTCGCATTGAAATGGCCGTTCCTCTTGAAGCGAAGATGGCCAATGGAACCATCATCCGCGGTGTCACCAGCGACCTCTCGAGCGGTGGTGCGATGATGAAGATGGAACGTGATTTTGTTGCTGCGCCGGGCGACTCCATTAAACTGACGCTTCCCGTGCTTGACGGGGACGCGATACTGCCCGCTACTGTCATCGAGGTGAGTGGCAACATACTCCGTGCTCAATTCGACCCTCTCACCCTGCAAGAAGAAGAGGCGCTCACCATGGTGCTCTACTCCCGTGCCGACACATGGCTCGGCTGGGGAGAGAATCGCGAACCGGATCAACCGATGAAGAGCCTCGGCCTTATTCTGAAACTCGCTGTTAAGGGCCTGTCTGAAACTGCAAGAGGTTTGATGAAGACGAAGAAAAAGAGTGTTCCGAAGGGCAAGCTGGCTTCCAGCATTGTTCCTCTTGTATTGCTTGCCCTGCTGTTCTCTGCCAACTTTCTGAAGGCCCAGCCTGCGCCCATTGCGGCAGCACCTTCCGATAGTGGCCTGCAGGCACGGCCCGTTGCGCCAGGCTCTTTCGATAACCTCTTCACGCTTTCCGATCTTGGCGTGGCCGATACGATTGTGCTCCGCGGTGTCGATGCTTATCACACTGTGTATTTCTCGCTGCCGCAGACTCAGGTCGTCAAATCCGCGACGATGAAGCTGCAGTATCACTTCTCGCCGGGACTCATTCCTGCGCTTAGCCATCTGAAGGTCTCGCTCAACGGAACGGTTGTGGCAACGCTGCCTGTGACCGTGGCGCCTACACCTCCGGGGCCGTCTGACGGAGTTCGTCGCGAGAACAATGCGCTGCTCGAATCTACTCTTACGCTTCCGGCTGAGATGCTGGTGCGCGACAACCAGCTCACGTTCGAGTTCATCGGCCACTACACCATGGAATGCGAGGACCCATCGCACACTGCACTGTGGAGCCACGTCGACGCCACCTCTACGCTCGAGCTATCGGGGACCCTGCTCCCGCTGAAGGACGATCTCAAGATGCTGCCGATGCCGTTTTACGATGCATCGGTCAATCTGCATCCTTCCATTCCGATCGCTTTCTTCGGACAGCCTTCGCCGCGTGCACTTGAGGCTGCTGGTATCGTCTCATCGTGGTTTGGAGTTCTCGTCAACGACTATCGCCCCATTCACTTTCCTGTTTCGCTCGGCACTATTCCCTCCGGCAACGTCATCGTGATCGCCGAGAACGCGGCTGATTTACCCGCGGGCCTCAAAGGCGCCGGATCCGGTCCCACGATTGCGATGCGGCCGAATCCATCTGATCCCTACTCCAAGGTTCTCGTCGTTACAGGCGATAACGGAGATGACCTGCTAACGGCAGCGCTTGGTCTTTCCCTGCAGCGTGACATGCTCTCCGGCGATGTTTCCCGAGTTGCATCGCTCAAGCTACCAGCACAGCGCGAACCCGACGATGCGCCACGCTGGCTCTCGACCACCCGTGACACTCCTGTCGGCGAGATCGCGCAGACAGGAGATCTACAGGGCGACGGCTCCGTGCCGCTGCGCATCTACATGCGCGTTCCTCCGGATCTGTATTACGGACAGAAGCAGAACCTGCTTTTCCATCTGAACTATCGCTACAACGGCATTCCTCTCTCCAATGAGAGTTCGATGCAGGTTTACATGAACGAGGCCTATGTCAGCTCCACGCCGCTGCCTCATACCGACAATGCATCGGCACAGCTTGAAACGGTTGTTCCTATCCCCATCGGGAACATGCGTCCCTTCTCGAACACCTTCATGTCGCAGTTCATCTTTCTCCTGGCCAAAAAAGGGAAGTGCCAGGATACTGCGCCTTATAACATGAAGGCGGCGATCCTCAAGGATTCCTACCTCGACATCAAGGACATTCCGCACTGGACCTCGTTGCCGAACCTTGAAATCTTCGCCAACGCCGGCTATCCCTTCACGCGACGCGCTGATCTCTCCGAAACTGCGGTTGTCCTTCCTGGAACCCCCACCGCCGATGAGATTGAGACCTACCTCACTTTTATGGGCCACTTTGGCAGCCAGACCGGCTACCCCGTCACCAACGTTACGGTTACCGACGCTGATGGCATGAGGACCGACAAGCGCAAGGACTATCTCGTTATCGGTACGGTTGACGATTCGCCTGCGCTTACCCGCCTCAACCCATCGCTCCCCGTCGTAGTCGACGGTAGCGGCCTCCATATTCAGGACACCCAGGGTTTCTTTGCCTCGTTGCAGCACGCATGGTGGAAGGTTCGCAGCTCTGATCATATCCAGTCCGGCGAACTTGAAACCGCTGGTGGTCTCCCCGATGTGCTCATCGAAGGCATCGAGTGGCCCCGGGACTCCAAGCGTTCGGTCGTCCTCGTCGCGCTTCGTGACCACGCTGTCGTTCCCAACTTCCTCAATGTCTTCCTCAAGACATCACAGTCGTCCGATATTTCTCAGTCGGTCAGCGTGTTGCATGGTAAGCGTTTCGTCTCCTACCGCATCGGCAACGATGTTTATGAAGTCGGCTCGCTTTCGTGGTGGACCTATATCCACCTGCAATTCTCCCGCTATGGATGGTTGATGGTTTTCGGCACCTTTGTCTTTTGCTTCCTGCTGGCTACGATCGTGCGGGCTTGGCTGCGCCGTCGTGCGCGGCATCGGCTCCAGGGAAATGACTAG
- the bcsZ gene encoding cellulose synthase complex periplasmic endoglucanase BcsZ translates to MLLLLYVPSFCHAQPAWPLWENYNRVIIDQQGRVIDHSAQDRTTSEGQSYAMFFALVANDRARFDKLLHWTEVNLAGGDLTQHLPAWNWGKAPDGSWKVLDAHPASDADLWMAYSLIEAGRLWHDSHYDRLGTALAAQVAQYEAVFIPGFGTTLLPGSSGFHPDDRTWILNPCYLQPSILARLAKIMPNGPWASILSSLTPLLTLGSSVGYAMDWVAVSSNGVHPSITPAQQAAGDTVATPVGGYEAIRVYLWLGIADPDTQNVRSLLVRLPAMATYMSLHPNPPQQVDVQGKVINANGPPGFSAALIPYLQAVGKGSLAREQMERLTSTLNPTNGLYGKSADYYDQNLALFATGWSEGRYRFDREGRLRVKWK, encoded by the coding sequence GTGTTGTTGCTCCTGTATGTTCCCTCTTTCTGTCATGCACAGCCTGCATGGCCGCTTTGGGAGAATTACAACCGCGTCATCATCGACCAGCAGGGACGCGTCATCGATCACAGTGCACAGGACCGTACCACCAGTGAAGGCCAGTCCTATGCCATGTTTTTTGCTCTGGTGGCCAACGATCGTGCGCGCTTCGACAAGCTCCTGCATTGGACCGAGGTGAACCTCGCCGGTGGCGACCTCACCCAGCATCTTCCTGCATGGAACTGGGGCAAGGCCCCCGACGGTTCGTGGAAGGTTCTCGACGCACATCCTGCTTCAGACGCCGACCTATGGATGGCTTATAGCCTTATCGAAGCTGGCCGTCTCTGGCATGATTCGCATTACGATCGCCTCGGTACAGCGCTGGCCGCACAGGTAGCGCAATACGAGGCCGTTTTTATCCCCGGATTTGGAACGACACTCCTTCCTGGTTCCTCCGGTTTTCATCCTGATGACCGGACCTGGATCCTTAACCCCTGCTACCTCCAGCCATCTATCCTCGCTCGTTTGGCCAAGATCATGCCGAACGGGCCCTGGGCCAGCATTCTTAGTTCACTTACCCCTCTCCTGACATTGGGGTCCAGCGTCGGGTATGCCATGGACTGGGTAGCAGTCTCCAGCAATGGCGTCCATCCATCGATCACGCCAGCGCAGCAAGCTGCGGGCGATACCGTCGCCACACCTGTGGGAGGCTACGAGGCAATCCGTGTCTATCTCTGGCTCGGCATTGCCGATCCCGACACCCAGAATGTTCGTTCTCTGCTGGTCCGCCTTCCGGCTATGGCGACCTATATGAGCCTCCATCCCAACCCACCGCAGCAGGTCGATGTGCAGGGAAAGGTCATCAACGCAAACGGCCCTCCCGGATTCTCTGCGGCTCTTATTCCATATCTTCAGGCTGTGGGCAAGGGTTCGTTGGCCAGGGAGCAGATGGAGCGGCTTACTTCGACGCTCAATCCAACAAACGGCTTGTACGGAAAGAGCGCAGACTACTATGATCAGAATCTCGCACTATTCGCAACAGGCTGGTCCGAAGGAAGATATCGCTTCGACCGGGAGGGAAGACTCCGCGTGAAATGGAAGTAA